Proteins from a genomic interval of Nostoc sp. TCL240-02:
- a CDS encoding DUF1997 domain-containing protein: MLSTKGEYKSWEITEAVLPVASSQEEAKERLTDTNVATITKFYGRYQDFMEMPAPVEKVAEYLNAHASWFSRCAEPMKVQLLGENGYALVIGRFGAFGYEVEPKIGLELLPPEEGIYRIRTISIPDYQAPGYDVDYRASLQLIENDACTSGEVTRVEWELDLVVDLHFPRFIQRLPKSIIQSTGDRLLNQIVRQVSRRLTRKVQQDFQKSLEIPFSGNSKQKR; the protein is encoded by the coding sequence ATGCTTTCAACAAAGGGCGAATATAAATCCTGGGAAATAACAGAAGCAGTTTTACCTGTAGCGTCTTCTCAAGAAGAAGCCAAAGAAAGATTAACAGACACAAATGTAGCGACGATCACAAAATTTTATGGTCGTTATCAAGATTTTATGGAAATGCCTGCCCCAGTAGAAAAGGTTGCTGAGTATCTTAACGCTCACGCCTCATGGTTTTCTCGTTGCGCTGAACCTATGAAGGTGCAATTACTTGGGGAAAATGGCTACGCTTTAGTAATTGGTCGTTTTGGCGCTTTTGGTTATGAAGTAGAACCGAAAATTGGCTTGGAATTGTTGCCTCCAGAGGAGGGTATTTACCGCATCCGTACAATATCCATTCCTGATTACCAAGCGCCTGGTTATGACGTAGACTATCGCGCATCTCTACAGCTAATAGAAAACGATGCTTGCACTAGCGGCGAGGTTACGAGAGTTGAATGGGAATTGGATTTAGTAGTTGATTTGCACTTTCCCCGGTTTATTCAGCGATTACCCAAGTCTATAATTCAATCTACTGGCGATCGCTTACTTAACCAAATTGTCCGCCAAGTTTCTCGTCGCTTAACACGCAAAGTTCAGCAAGATTTTCAGAAATCTTTGGAAATACCCTTTTCTGGGAATTCCAAACAAAAGCGCTAA
- a CDS encoding DUF4079 domain-containing protein, translated as MSLELSASVKYWLNFFHPVLMWALLVLSIYAAYLGLQLQRTRNAQGEEKKELIKGRYSVRHYQIGSILLALMVVGMIGGMGVTYINNGKLFVGPHLLAGLGMTGLIAFSAALSPYMQKGANWARATHILLNFTLLGLFAWQAVTGVQIVQRILTKA; from the coding sequence ATGAGTCTGGAACTTTCTGCGTCGGTGAAATATTGGCTGAATTTCTTCCATCCGGTGCTGATGTGGGCGCTATTAGTACTCTCAATTTATGCTGCCTACTTGGGGCTGCAATTACAGCGTACCAGAAATGCTCAGGGGGAAGAAAAGAAAGAACTGATTAAAGGTAGATATAGCGTCAGACACTACCAAATTGGGTCTATACTCTTAGCTTTGATGGTGGTAGGTATGATCGGAGGGATGGGTGTAACTTACATCAATAATGGCAAGTTATTTGTCGGCCCTCACCTGCTGGCAGGACTGGGTATGACAGGTCTGATTGCATTTTCTGCTGCTTTGTCCCCTTATATGCAGAAAGGGGCAAACTGGGCACGCGCAACCCATATTTTGCTAAATTTCACGCTTTTGGGACTTTTTGCTTGGCAGGCTGTTACTGGCGTGCAAATTGTCCAAAGAATTCTTACTAAAGCTTAG